CGAAACCCAAAGAGTAACGGATGGAAGGCATTGTTGAAAGCCATCCGCTTGAACCGTTCCTTCCCGGCAACGCAGTCTTGTTGATGCTGGGAAGTTTTCCGCCCCAAAAGAAACGCTGGAGCATGGATTTCTTTTATCCGAATTGGAACAACGATATGTGGCGGATTTTCGGTCTGGTCTTTTTTAATCAGAAAGACTATTTCGTCTTGCCTGATAAGAAGTCATTCGACAAAGAGCGCATTGTTGGATTTTTGGTAGAAAAGGGAATCGCGCTCTACGATACGGCATGTGTGGTGAAACGCCTGCAGAATAATGCTTCGGACAAATTCTTGGAGGTGGTAGAACCAACAGATGTTGATTTGCTCTTGAAACGGCTTCCTGCATGTCGGGCAATAGCCGTTACGGGGCAGAAAGCTACTGATACGATTTGTGCGCGAATGCGGATTGAAGAGCCGCCTATGGGAGGTAAAAGCCGGTTTGAGCATGGAGGCTTGCCTTTTCACCTTTACCGGATGCCTTCTTCCAGCCGTGCTTATCCGCTTAAATTGGAGAAAAAAGCCGAAATCTATCAGACGATGTTTGAAGAAACCGGGATTTTATGAACCGGATAAGATAAAAAATCCTTGAAGCATTTGGAAGATTCAAAAAATATCGTACCTTTGCACTCGCAATTACGGGAATAGCTCAGTTGGTAGAGCATCGGTCTCCAAAACCGAGTGTCGGGAGTTCGAGTCTCTCTTCCCGTGCAGAATGAGCTGTAACTGATTTCAAGTTGCAGCTCGTTTTTTGTCTGAAAACGTCCAAATTCTAACTTTTTCAAAAATAAAAGCGCAAAAATTTTTGTATTTATATTCAATCCATTATATTTGTGTAGAATTTGGTAAAAATGACAGAAGAAGACAAAAGGCTATTGAAGACGTTCGAAGGCAAATTGCAAAATCTGATTTATCTGTTCGGGGAACAAAAGAAAGAAATAGCAATGCTGCGTCAGCTTCTTGTAGCAAAAGAAGCGGAAATCGTGCGTCTGGAAGAAAGCCGGAAAGAATTGGAGTCAAAATATGCCAACTTGAAAGCGGCCCGCATAATCAGTATCAACGATAACGAACTCCGAGATACCAAGAAACGGTTGGCGGACCTCGTGCGTGAAGTCGACAAATGCATCGCTTTGCTGAATGAATGACATAAAGGTGAACGAGTCATGGAGGACGACAAATTTAAAATACATCTGCTGATTGATAATGAACGGTATCCGTTGACCATCTTCCGGAAAGACGAGCAACTGTACCGCGATGCAGCCAAACAGATTGACTATAAACTAAACAAATACCGGAGTATGTATCCGAGCTTCAGCGCGACGACACATTGGGCGATGGCAGCCTTGGAGTTGTCGTTCGAGAATATCTCGATGAAAGACCGGAACGATACCCAGCCGTACACAGAGAAAATCCGGCAGCTGATGGAAGACGTAGAAACGTGTATCCGTCCGCAAACGGACGAATAAAGTGTTAGGAACGTTTAGTTTTGTTGAATAAAGAAAGATTTTGCGCACAAACCGATATGCCCGTGTACGGCTGGCGGTCTGTGCGTTTTTGTTTATATATAAATTTAATTTGTAATAATGAATACAGTAATATTTACGGTCATTGCCTTCCTGATAGGAGGAGCACTTTCGTACGCATTCTTCAAGTATGGCTTGAAATCGCGTTACGATAAAATTATAAAGGAAGCTGAAACTGAAGCAGAAGTCATTAAAAAAAATAAGCTGCTTGAAGTAAAGGAAAAGTTTCTGAACAAGAAAGCTGAGTTGGAAAAAGAAGTGGCTGCACGCAACCAGAAAATCCAGCAGGTCGAAAACAAACTGAAGCAGCGCGAAATGGTGTTAAGCCAGAAGCATGAAGAACTTCAGCGCAAACGCAACGAAACGGAAGCCATCCGTGAGAACCTGGATGCTCAGTTGGTAGTCATCGACAAAAAGAAAGAAGAGTTGGACAACCTTCAGATACAAGAGCGCAAAAAACTGGAAGCTTTGTCGGGGCTTTCGGCGGAAGAAGCCAAAGAACGCCTTGTGGAATCGCTTAAGGAAGAAGCCAAAACGCAGGCACAATCGTATATCAATGACATTATGGACGATGCCAAAATGTCTGCCAACCGGGAAGCCAAACGCATCGTGATACAAACCATTCAGCGGATTGCCACTGAAACGGCTATCGAAAACTCCGTAACGGTGTTCCATATCGAGTCTGATGAAATAAAAGGACGCATCATCGGGCGTGAAGGACGCAACATTCGTGCCCTTGAAGCTGCTACAGGAGTGGAAATCGTAGTAGATGACACCCCCGAAGCCATCGTCCTTTCGGCGTTTGACCCTGTGCGTCGCGAGATAGCGCGGTTGGCGCTTCATCAACTGGTGACCGATGGGCGTATCCATCCCGCACGTATTGAAGAAGTCGTGGCGAAGGTGAAGAAACAGGTGGAAGACGAAATTATCGAAACGGGAAAGCGTACCACCATCGATCTTGGCATTCATGGCTTGCATCCCGAACTTATCCGCATCATAGGAAAGATGAAATACCGTTCGTCGTACGGGCAGAACCTTTTGCAACATGCACGTGAGACCGCTAACCTCTGCGCCGTCATGGCTTCTGAACTGGGATTGAATCCAAAGAAAGCCAAACGTGCCGGCTTGCTTCATGACATTGGTAAGGTGCCTGATGAAGAGCCCGAATTGCCACACGCATTATTGGGTATGAAATTGGCAGAGAAATACAAGGAAAAGCCTGATATATGCAATGCCATTGGCGCTCACCACGATGAGATAGAAATGACCAGTCTTTTAGCGCCTATCGTACAGGTATGCGATGCTATTTCAGGAGCACGTCCAGGTGCACGCCGTGAAATTGTAGAAGCTTATATCAAGCGTTTGAACGACCTGGAACAACTCGCTATGTCTTATCCAGGTGTTACGAAGACATACGCTATTCAGGCAGGGCGTGAACTCCGTGTCATCGTAGGAGCTGATAAGATTGATGATAAGCAGACAGAAAGCTTGTCCGCCGAGATAGCAAAGAAAATTCAAGACGAAATGACTTATCCGGGACAAGTGAAGATTACGGTTATTCGCGAAACGCGTGCTGTAAGTTTTGCGAAATAAGACGTTTTACTACATTAGAGAGTAAAGTCAAGATAAAATTTGATTATTAAAAAGTAATGTCATAGAAATGGGATGGCATTACTTTTTTTGTATCTTTAGGGATTCAATCTTTGGTGAAAATAAAGAAAAAGCGTATCTTTGAGCGTTTTAAATAAAAAAAACTCTCATGAAACGAATTTTTTCCACTTTATGCTTTGTGGCAATGATGGTAGCAGTGCTTGCGGCTGGTACTGCTGAAATTAAATTCGACCAAACTTCGCATAGCTTTGGTTCTTTCTCTGCGGATAGTCCTAAAGTGACTTGTAAATTTAAGTTTACGAATACTGGGAATGGCCCCTTGGTAATCCATCAGGCTATAGCCTCCTGCGGATGTACGGTGCCTCAATACCCCAAAGAACCGATCAAGCCAGGCGAAAGCGGGGAAATTACCGTGACCTATAATGGTGCGGGCAAGTTCCCCGGACACTTCCGCAAAAGCATTACGTTGCGTACCAATGCCAAACAAGAAGTTGTTCGTCTTTATGTCGAAGGCGACATGACTCCGGCTTCTGATATTGACTAGAAGATAACGCCAAGACGGAAACCCACGTTGTTTTGCCCGTCTATGCCTTCGCCGGTTAAAGTTTGGGCCTGGTTGGTCATATAACTGTAATAACCGGCTACATGGAATCCCATGCGCTTGTTCGTGAATGGGAAAATCTTCAGGCCTATTTCGGGTGAGGCATAAAATCCCCACGGGTTATCATATACGCCTCCGGTTCCGTAATAGGTCGTATAGCGGGTATAGACCGCACCCGCTTTCACGCCAATGTAAGGCTTTACACCCTTGCTCGGGTAAACGTTGTATGCGGTGGTAATGCCGAAGGGCAATTGATAAGCAGAACGCTGTTGGTCGGTTGTAAGCGATTCGGTAGGCGAGAGGGAGATGGTTTGTCTTCCTATATACTTATGGTTGGTATGGAAGTTGATGAATGCACCTACCGACCAGCGTGGAGCAATATCATACGTTCCTTCAAAGTTCATTCCCCATCCGCTTATTTTGTCGGCAAAGTCCGTTGAATAAGGAGCGTTCATCTGCCAGTCGATGGTGAGATGCATTTTGTCCGAATCCCATTGTGCATGGCTTTGTAAAGCGAACATCGAAAATACACAAAGTGTAAGCGCTATTTTCTTATAAAATGTTTTCATTGTTTTTCCTCCTGTCATTTATCAGTACTTAAATAAGCGGATTGGCTGAACGCTTGGTTAATGCCTTCCGTCAATAATTGCATATTTACCCGGTTGTTCCCGAATTGGAATCCCGATGCACTGGCATACCATACGACCGGAATCGAAGGCTGCTCCTCATTGTCCCGTCCGGTCAGGTCTGCCATCTCGAGAATCAACGCTTGTGTGTCGTAGCTGTACGTCACCGGATACGGATAATACCATCCGCCCCAATAACCTCCCCAATAGAAGGAATCCCACCAGCCGTTCCAATATCCGCCGGATATCACGGTCTTGGTTTGCGCAAGGTAAGAGAGCTGTATGCCCACGTCCGCCTCGTCCTTTTGGGAAGGGTCTGTGATGCGCTGATATCCCAAACGGGTCATTTGGCTTTCTACCTCATCGATAAGCGTCTGTGCATTTTCGTCAGTCCAATAAGAAGCACGTACGCTTCCTGCCTCTAAAATGCTGTCGGGCAAGTAATAAGTGGCATATTGGCTGAAATCCACACTGTTGTCATGGTTCGTATATACAACCAAATCGGTGTCCAATTCCCCCATATCGGGGTCTTTTTCACATGCTGCCAAGAATAATGCGGTTATGCCTGCAAATAATAAAAATTTCTTTTTCATATTGCTTTTCGTTTTTTTAAGTTGATTATGTGTGTCACTGATACTTCTTGCGGCATTTATTTGTGCATTTTGTGGATGCGATTGCAGCACACAGAATGCACAAAACCATACCGCTCATGGACAGGCTCTTAAAACGAACGCCCCTTGAATACCGAGCTTTTATGCGATGGAAGCAATACTCCATTCAGGCTCAGGCGGTTCGAATTGAAATTGGGAAAAATGTCTAACGAAGCTTTGTTTGAATCCTTTATCAATTCAATTTCCACCCGTGCCGAAATACCGGCTCCCATTACATTCATGCTCAAACGCAGGTTCCCCCGCTTGTCCTCTTCCAGTTTGTACGATGAAACCTTTCCGTCCACCGTTACGCCTCCCAAACCGTTCGGGCCGCTTACCGGAATATTAAATGCAACCTGAACTACGGCATCATCTCCATTGACCGACACGAAATTGGTGTTCGAGTTGACGTATGCCATTTGTCCGTACTTAAATACCACCTGGTCGGCTTCTAAGGTGAACTGTTTTTCATTCATCGCTTGTTTTGCCTCTTCAAAGAGCAGGCTATCCAGTTTTGCCTGCATTGCCTTTTTCTCTTCGCGTGTCAATTCTTTCTCTGTTTCCTGTGCCTGAACAGCACTTGTACCTACTAATAATAGCATGAATAGCATCATGCCTGATAAAATCTGTTTCATAATTCTTCTTTTTTCAAATTTACATCTATAAAACAAATCCGCATCCCTTTTGCTGCATGGTTTTGAATTAAAAAAGTATAAAAGAAGCCCGAAGCTTAATCTATATCAAGATTATTCGTATCTTTAGGTGTGTTAACTTCAAATTCACCGGCTTATGAACAACATTACCGACATTACCGTCTTGATAGCCGTCATTGCATTGGCATTGTGGCCTGTCGTATTGTTCCTCTTGCGTTTTATGCACGAGCGCCGCAAGCGGATGGAGCATCTGGACCAGATGACCAAAGATGAACTGGACGAAATCAGTACAAAGGACTTGGTGGTCAATGTCTTGAAAAAGATAGGATGCCAGCCCGAAGAAAACGAAGAAGGGCAAATCGCTTTTAAGTACCAAGGGGATGACTTTTACATCGCCGCCGAGGAGGAAAACCGTTTCATCATGATATGGAATCCCTGGTGGGGGTCCATTAATGCCGATAACGAGGCTTTCCCTGTCTTGAAGGAAATTGTCAACTTGGTGAACGTCAATTCGTTGGTTACTACGGTCTATATGGCTGACGAGGACGGGAAGACCGTCGGGCTGCACTCGCGGTGCCATACGTATTTCTCGCCCAATGAAGGTGAACTGGAAGACCATCTGAAGATGTTGCTCGACTTCTTCTTTGATACGCATAACGCTATCAAGGAGAATCTCAACCAATTGGGGAATGCAGCCGTGGCAGAAGAAGAGAAAAAAGAGCGGGTGAAGGTAAAAGGCTTTAAGGCGTACAAGGAAAATACGATGCCTATCGAGCCGAAGACCGAATGATTCTGAAAGCAACCGCTCTTTTATCCATGAGCGGAAACCTCTGATGACGTGTCGGCTGAAGTCAGGAAGAAAAACAAGCATATAGCCGCGTTGCTTGCAAGATTAATAATCTTCATGCTGTAAGATTATTAATCTTACACAATATGCGGCTATATGCTGTAAACGAAACGGGGTGTTTTCACGGATTTTCGGAGTGGCTTCAATTTATTTCAATTCCAACGGCACGCCCCGATAGAAGTCCAGAATCTTGAAACGGAACAAGTAGTTGTATTTGGCTTGAAGCTGATCGGACACTGCGCGCATCCATGCCGTGCGCGATTCGTTGTATTCCGTGGCGTTGGCTTTCCCGTTCAGGTATTTTTCTTTCATCAAGTCGAACGAAGCCTGTGCGGCTTCGGTAGCGGTACGGCTGCTGGCGTATTGCGTCTGCGCGCTCAAGGTGTTATAGTATGCCTGCTGTATTTCCTTATACAGGTTTTTCTTGCTGTCTTCCAATTGCCAGCCCAAGGTGGTCTGCTGGATGCGTGCGCTCCGTACCCGGTTCCGCGTTGCAAGGCGGTTGAAGATGGGGACGCTGAGCGTCAGCCCTACATACTGGCTGAAGTTATCGCGCAATTGCGAGCCGAAGTTGCTGTTTTCCCTTCCCGACATGTTGTAATAATTGGTGCTTAGCCCTGCTCCTAAGCTTAGTTGCGGGTAATACTCGCTTTGTGCGATGCGGATGCTTTTCTGCGCTCCTTCCAGACGGTATTGCGCCGCCTTTATCGTAGGCTTTATCAGCAGTGCCTCGGAATAGATATCGGCAGGCGGAAGCGGTGTGCCCAGGCTTTCAATCACGTCTGCCTCGGGAGAAGCGATGGTGAATCCGTCGGGCGAGGAGAGTTCCAGCAGCTGGCTGAGGTCGAGTAAAGACAAGCGGTAATCGTTATCGGCCTGTACAGCCGAAAGCTCGTCTTGCGCCACGCGCGACTTGGCTTCATACAGTTCCGACTCCGACGCTTTCCCGTTTTGGAAGAAAGCTTCTCTTTGCGCCAGCATTTCCTTGCTTAAACTGACCTGTTCGCGCGCCACTTCGGCAAGCTCTTCGTTGAAAAGCACCTGAAGGTATGCTGATGCCACCTGGATGCTTATGTTTTCCTTTGCCGCATTCAAGTCTTCTAACGCTGCCTGCAGGTTCAGTTTTGAGAGGGCGATGTTGTTGGGTATCTGCATGCCGGTAAAGAGCGGTACGCTGGTAGAGAGACTGAAACTTGTGTTTTGCGTATTGATGGTATTATAGGTATTGTCTGCCTGCAGGCTTCGCCCGAAGCTGAACGATTGGGAAGCGCTTCCCGCCAGGTTAGGCAGGCGGCTGTTCTTCGCCGTACTCAGTTCTACCCTGCTTTGTTCGGCATTGGCTTCTTGTTGCTTGATGGTCAGGTTATGTTCGATGGCATAATCGATGCATTGCTTCAGCGTCCATTCCTGTTGGGCGTGTAAAGGGAGGCATGCCATGGATGCCGCTACGAGTATGTATTTCGGTTTCATATCTTACGAAGTTATTTTTCAATTTTAAGTCCACGCACGGCTTCCCCGGCTTTCAGTCCTTGTTTCACTTCGGTATCAATGCCGTTGCTGATGCCTGTAACGACCTGCCGGCGTTCGAACTTCTGTACAGGGACGCTGTCGGTCAATACATAGACAAAGGTAGAGTCGTTGCTGAACTCCAATGCACTTTCCGGTATGGTCAGCGCGCCTTCTGCATGTTGAAGCACCATTTCGGCATTGGCACTATAGCCCGAACGGATGGTCACGCTATCGGGTACGGAAATAGCTGCCTTGATTTCAAACTGGTTGGCACCGTTATTTTCTGTGCTCTTAGGGGAAATATATTCCAATGTAGCATCGAATTTCATGTTTTGTAAGGCTCCCAGCGTAATTTTTACAGGGATGCCTTCACGGATGCGCCCTACCTCTGTTTCGTCTACATTTCCTCGGAATATCAGGTCGCTCATATCCGCTACGGTGGCTATGGTAGTGCCGTCATTGAACGTATTGCTCATGATGACGGAATTTCCGACTTTGATGGGGACATCCAGTATCAGTCCGGTAATGGTGGAACGTATCAGGGTGCTGCTGAACGATGCGCTGCTCTTGGTGATACCTTCCTTTACAATCTCCAGGTTGTCTTTTGCTGCCTGAAGTTCTTCGCGGGCTTGCTTGGCGGCAAGAAGCGTCTGTTCGTATTCTTCGTTGCTCACCAATTTGCCTTCGTATAGTTTTTCCATGCGCTCCAAGTCGGTTTCCGCCTGCTTTCCATTCATCTCTGCCAGGCGCACACGGCTCTCCGCCGAATTAAGCGTCCCCAATTCGGGAATCACTTTCACCTTGGCTATCACTTCCCCTTCCTGTACGGTTTGTCCTGCCTCTTTATACACTTCGGCAATGATTCCGGATATTTGAGGCTTGATTTCCACTTCGTCACGAGGCTCGATCTTGCCTGTAGCTACCGTGGTTTGTACCAAGTCTTTTGTTTCGGCTTTCAGAATCTGATAACTCACCTCTTCCGGTTGGGATTTCTGGTAAAGGAACACGAAGGTTCCGATAAATATAGCGGCTATCAGCACCAGTGCCGCTATTTTCATAAACTTCTTCATATAGCGTTCTGTTTTTATTAGTTTCTTTTTTATTCATCGCGGATGGCATCAATCGGCTTGACCGACATCGCCCGGTATGCCGGGGCAAGTCCGGCAAGCAATCCCAATACCAGTAACAGGAGGCAGGCTCCCACAGCTTCCCAAAAGCTGATGAGGAAATGCGTAGGCGCAGCCGGCTCGGAGGTGGCGGTCTCTACCACATTCAACAGGAAAACCGCAAAGGCAATGCCTGCCATTCCGGCTATGATGGTCAAGACCATGCTTTCCGACAATATCTGTTGCAGGATGTCATCCGGTTTTGCCCCGATGGCGCGGCGGATGCCGATTTCGGTAGTCCGTTCTTTTACCGTCACCATCATGATGTTGCTTACGCCAATGGCTCCGGCGAGCAATGTGCCCAATCCTACCATCCAGCCTAGTATGCGGATGCCTGAAAACAAGTTGTCCATCATGCTGAACATCGCTTCGGCATTGACCAGGATAGTTGCCTGACTATCGTCGGGATGGATGTAATGGGCTTGCTTCACCACCTGGTCTACTTTCTTTTCCACTTCGCTGATTGCATGCCCTTTCTTGGCGGTGTAGCACAATAATTGCACTTTCTGCCCGAAATTGTAGTTCTGCTGCATGGTAGAGAACGGAATAATGACCGAGGTCTCCGAACGTCCTTGTATGGAAATGTTTCCCGAAGACATGCTTACTCCGATAACCTGGTAATAGATGCCGTTGATTTTGACATACTTCCCGCAAGGGTCTTCATGTCCCGGGAATAAGGATTCATAAATGCGCTTGCCGATGATACATACTCTCCGCCGTTCCTGTATATCCATGTCGTTCAGGTACCTGCCATAAGCAATCAACGGTTCTTCTATTTTCCCGTATTCCGGATACAGCCCTTTCAATGTTCCGGATATCTTCTGTTCGTTATAGATGATGTCTATCCCCCATTTGGCGAGGCTGGGGGTGATGATATCTATTTCGTTCACGCTCCGGCGGATGCGGTCTACATCGCTGTTCTCCAGGTCCCAATACCGTCCCTGCTGGAATCCTTTGTAAGCCTTGCTTGTCTTGTTTGCTCCCATAAATCCCGAGTTGGTGGCGAATCCTTCAAATTCGCGCGAAAGCATATCCTGCATGCCTTGTGCGCCTCCCATTAAAGCTATCAGCATGAAGATGCCCCAAAAGATGCCGAAAGCCGTCAAGAGGCTTCGGGTCTTGTTCCGGGTAATGGTGACCAGTATTTCTTCCCAAACGTCTAAATCGAACTGTTTCATATCCTTTTCACATTAGCACATTAGCATATTCCCACATTAGCACATTAATACATTTCCACATTAATCTATTCTCATTCTGCCCTTAACGCCTCTATCGGACGGATTCTTACGGCTTTAAGAGCCGGGAAGAGACCGGCAAATGTTCCGGCGATGATTAAAGTCAAGGTCGCTTCGATGGCAACAGATAAGTCCACGGTAGGGTTCTCAAAGAATGTCATGGAGAATACGCCCATATCCATGGTCTGCTTGCCGGCTGCTACATTCATGTATTCGGTTACGGCAATGCCCGCCACCATGCCGAGGTATCCGAAAAAAGTCGTAATGGCTACGCTTTCCGAGATAATCAGCCAAAGGATAGACATCGGTTTCGCCCCCAATGCTTTGCGGATGCCGAACTCGTGCGTGCGTTCGCGCACCGTAATCAGCATGATGTTGCTCACCCCCACGATGCCGCTCAACAGCGTGAAGATACCAATCACCCAAATGGCGATGTGCAGGATTTGTGTCGCGGTCTGTTGCTGGAGGTATTGTGTAAAGCGGTTCCAAATCCAAATGGCACCGTCATCGGTCGGGTCGAACAGTTTTTGTCCTCCCAATACCCGTCGGTAATCGGCTTCGAAGCGTTCGTTATCTCCCTCGCTTGTCAGTCCTTGTGTGGTGAACGTGATGTTGTCGATACTGTCCCCCTTGGCATACACCGCCTGTATGGTGGTAAAAGGAGCCAGTGCCGAAGGGGAAAAGCTGTTCTGGTCTTCGTAGATGCCTACGATTTGATAGGCAACGCCGTTGGCGTTTACATATTTTCCGATAGGGTGTTGGTGGGGGAATAAGGTTTCTACCGTTTTTTTGTGCAATACGATTACCTTGCGCTCTTCCTCCATGTCGCGTTCGTTAATGAAACGCCCTTCTTTTAATTTGACGGCTTCCAGATCGGGATAGTTCGGGAATACTCCGTCTATGCTGATGGTCAGGAATTCTTTTCCGTTTATCAAGGTCACATCGTTTTGGCTGATGGTGGCACCGGTCGTGATGACATGTTCGGGGAATGCCGTTTCGCTCAGCTCCCGATCCCGGTTATCCAAGGAAATATTCCGTCCTTCCTGCATGCCTTTATAGACTTTCGACGTATATCCGGGATAGATTTTCATCGAATTCATTTTCATGTCTTCCGATTGCCCTTCGAACGCATGGATCAGTCCGTTGCCTGCACCCAGCAAGACGATAAGCATAAAGATGCCCCATGCTACCGAGAAGCCCGTCAGTGCCGTGCGCAATTTGTTGCGCATGATGGTGCCGTATATTTCTTCTATTAAGTCAATCATAGCCCTGTTATTTCATAAATCCGCCCTTGCCGAAT
The Phocaeicola salanitronis DSM 18170 genome window above contains:
- a CDS encoding uracil-DNA glycosylase family protein; the protein is MEGIVESHPLEPFLPGNAVLLMLGSFPPQKKRWSMDFFYPNWNNDMWRIFGLVFFNQKDYFVLPDKKSFDKERIVGFLVEKGIALYDTACVVKRLQNNASDKFLEVVEPTDVDLLLKRLPACRAIAVTGQKATDTICARMRIEEPPMGGKSRFEHGGLPFHLYRMPSSSRAYPLKLEKKAEIYQTMFEETGIL
- a CDS encoding cell division protein ZapA, translated to MEDDKFKIHLLIDNERYPLTIFRKDEQLYRDAAKQIDYKLNKYRSMYPSFSATTHWAMAALELSFENISMKDRNDTQPYTEKIRQLMEDVETCIRPQTDE
- the rny gene encoding ribonuclease Y, producing MNTVIFTVIAFLIGGALSYAFFKYGLKSRYDKIIKEAETEAEVIKKNKLLEVKEKFLNKKAELEKEVAARNQKIQQVENKLKQREMVLSQKHEELQRKRNETEAIRENLDAQLVVIDKKKEELDNLQIQERKKLEALSGLSAEEAKERLVESLKEEAKTQAQSYINDIMDDAKMSANREAKRIVIQTIQRIATETAIENSVTVFHIESDEIKGRIIGREGRNIRALEAATGVEIVVDDTPEAIVLSAFDPVRREIARLALHQLVTDGRIHPARIEEVVAKVKKQVEDEIIETGKRTTIDLGIHGLHPELIRIIGKMKYRSSYGQNLLQHARETANLCAVMASELGLNPKKAKRAGLLHDIGKVPDEEPELPHALLGMKLAEKYKEKPDICNAIGAHHDEIEMTSLLAPIVQVCDAISGARPGARREIVEAYIKRLNDLEQLAMSYPGVTKTYAIQAGRELRVIVGADKIDDKQTESLSAEIAKKIQDEMTYPGQVKITVIRETRAVSFAK
- a CDS encoding DUF1573 domain-containing protein is translated as MKRIFSTLCFVAMMVAVLAAGTAEIKFDQTSHSFGSFSADSPKVTCKFKFTNTGNGPLVIHQAIASCGCTVPQYPKEPIKPGESGEITVTYNGAGKFPGHFRKSITLRTNAKQEVVRLYVEGDMTPASDID
- a CDS encoding outer membrane beta-barrel protein translates to MKTFYKKIALTLCVFSMFALQSHAQWDSDKMHLTIDWQMNAPYSTDFADKISGWGMNFEGTYDIAPRWSVGAFINFHTNHKYIGRQTISLSPTESLTTDQQRSAYQLPFGITTAYNVYPSKGVKPYIGVKAGAVYTRYTTYYGTGGVYDNPWGFYASPEIGLKIFPFTNKRMGFHVAGYYSYMTNQAQTLTGEGIDGQNNVGFRLGVIF
- a CDS encoding DUF4136 domain-containing protein; protein product: MKKKFLLFAGITALFLAACEKDPDMGELDTDLVVYTNHDNSVDFSQYATYYLPDSILEAGSVRASYWTDENAQTLIDEVESQMTRLGYQRITDPSQKDEADVGIQLSYLAQTKTVISGGYWNGWWDSFYWGGYWGGWYYPYPVTYSYDTQALILEMADLTGRDNEEQPSIPVVWYASASGFQFGNNRVNMQLLTEGINQAFSQSAYLSTDK
- a CDS encoding DUF4251 domain-containing protein; the protein is MKQILSGMMLFMLLLVGTSAVQAQETEKELTREEKKAMQAKLDSLLFEEAKQAMNEKQFTLEADQVVFKYGQMAYVNSNTNFVSVNGDDAVVQVAFNIPVSGPNGLGGVTVDGKVSSYKLEEDKRGNLRLSMNVMGAGISARVEIELIKDSNKASLDIFPNFNSNRLSLNGVLLPSHKSSVFKGRSF
- a CDS encoding YbjN domain-containing protein, with protein sequence MTDITVLIAVIALALWPVVLFLLRFMHERRKRMEHLDQMTKDELDEISTKDLVVNVLKKIGCQPEENEEGQIAFKYQGDDFYIAAEEENRFIMIWNPWWGSINADNEAFPVLKEIVNLVNVNSLVTTVYMADEDGKTVGLHSRCHTYFSPNEGELEDHLKMLLDFFFDTHNAIKENLNQLGNAAVAEEEKKERVKVKGFKAYKENTMPIEPKTE
- a CDS encoding TolC family protein, with the translated sequence MKPKYILVAASMACLPLHAQQEWTLKQCIDYAIEHNLTIKQQEANAEQSRVELSTAKNSRLPNLAGSASQSFSFGRSLQADNTYNTINTQNTSFSLSTSVPLFTGMQIPNNIALSKLNLQAALEDLNAAKENISIQVASAYLQVLFNEELAEVAREQVSLSKEMLAQREAFFQNGKASESELYEAKSRVAQDELSAVQADNDYRLSLLDLSQLLELSSPDGFTIASPEADVIESLGTPLPPADIYSEALLIKPTIKAAQYRLEGAQKSIRIAQSEYYPQLSLGAGLSTNYYNMSGRENSNFGSQLRDNFSQYVGLTLSVPIFNRLATRNRVRSARIQQTTLGWQLEDSKKNLYKEIQQAYYNTLSAQTQYASSRTATEAAQASFDLMKEKYLNGKANATEYNESRTAWMRAVSDQLQAKYNYLFRFKILDFYRGVPLELK
- a CDS encoding efflux RND transporter periplasmic adaptor subunit; this encodes MKKFMKIAALVLIAAIFIGTFVFLYQKSQPEEVSYQILKAETKDLVQTTVATGKIEPRDEVEIKPQISGIIAEVYKEAGQTVQEGEVIAKVKVIPELGTLNSAESRVRLAEMNGKQAETDLERMEKLYEGKLVSNEEYEQTLLAAKQAREELQAAKDNLEIVKEGITKSSASFSSTLIRSTITGLILDVPIKVGNSVIMSNTFNDGTTIATVADMSDLIFRGNVDETEVGRIREGIPVKITLGALQNMKFDATLEYISPKSTENNGANQFEIKAAISVPDSVTIRSGYSANAEMVLQHAEGALTIPESALEFSNDSTFVYVLTDSVPVQKFERRQVVTGISNGIDTEVKQGLKAGEAVRGLKIEK
- a CDS encoding ABC transporter permease, which codes for MKQFDLDVWEEILVTITRNKTRSLLTAFGIFWGIFMLIALMGGAQGMQDMLSREFEGFATNSGFMGANKTSKAYKGFQQGRYWDLENSDVDRIRRSVNEIDIITPSLAKWGIDIIYNEQKISGTLKGLYPEYGKIEEPLIAYGRYLNDMDIQERRRVCIIGKRIYESLFPGHEDPCGKYVKINGIYYQVIGVSMSSGNISIQGRSETSVIIPFSTMQQNYNFGQKVQLLCYTAKKGHAISEVEKKVDQVVKQAHYIHPDDSQATILVNAEAMFSMMDNLFSGIRILGWMVGLGTLLAGAIGVSNIMMVTVKERTTEIGIRRAIGAKPDDILQQILSESMVLTIIAGMAGIAFAVFLLNVVETATSEPAAPTHFLISFWEAVGACLLLLVLGLLAGLAPAYRAMSVKPIDAIRDE
- a CDS encoding ABC transporter permease gives rise to the protein MIDLIEEIYGTIMRNKLRTALTGFSVAWGIFMLIVLLGAGNGLIHAFEGQSEDMKMNSMKIYPGYTSKVYKGMQEGRNISLDNRDRELSETAFPEHVITTGATISQNDVTLINGKEFLTISIDGVFPNYPDLEAVKLKEGRFINERDMEEERKVIVLHKKTVETLFPHQHPIGKYVNANGVAYQIVGIYEDQNSFSPSALAPFTTIQAVYAKGDSIDNITFTTQGLTSEGDNERFEADYRRVLGGQKLFDPTDDGAIWIWNRFTQYLQQQTATQILHIAIWVIGIFTLLSGIVGVSNIMLITVRERTHEFGIRKALGAKPMSILWLIISESVAITTFFGYLGMVAGIAVTEYMNVAAGKQTMDMGVFSMTFFENPTVDLSVAIEATLTLIIAGTFAGLFPALKAVRIRPIEALRAE